One Panicum virgatum strain AP13 chromosome 9K, P.virgatum_v5, whole genome shotgun sequence genomic region harbors:
- the LOC120647845 gene encoding E3 ubiquitin-protein ligase WAV3-like encodes HQQTVFTAECSHQFHSRGFSDSGSAPNARWRELPSLRTTNPSPRQPPPPLPVALAAPASQPFFRPMEPRVFDDDDPVDRTPRPMREDPHRGASAAEASGGGAVGLATHGEYSALARDASADDFAVLVHARAPGIAGAAAPRAPLDLVTVLDVSGSMVGTKLALLKQAMGFVIDNLGPRDRLCVVSFSSGACRLMRLARMSDAGKALARRALESLKAGGGTNIGEALRRAAKVIDERMHRNAVASVVLLSDGQDTYTVPRRGGYGGRDSNYDALVPPSLAFGGDGRRLAPVHTFGFGTDHDASAMHTIAEATGGTFSFVEDEAAIQDAFAQCIGGLLSVAVQELRVDIACVHPGVRVRAIKSGSYPSRVDADGRAASVDVGELYADEERRLLLSLHVPRARAVDDATRLVRVACAYRDTATGRGKSVAGEDAVVLRPWGAVTAGRSVEVERERVRAEAADGIAAARAAAERGAHAEAVEILRSRQRSVARFAAARAGNSTCLALSRELREMRARVADRQRYELSGRAYVLAGLSSHAQQRATSRQMVSGGGAEALGGAWAAAERSEALATAGATTSYMTPAMLDMLDRSRRSRELLHRRQQPTQERRRTF; translated from the coding sequence CACCAGCAGACCGTCTTCACTGCGGAGTGCTCCCACCAGTTCCATTCCCGCGGCTTCTCCGACTCAGGGAGCGCCCCGAACGCCCGGTGGCGCGAGCTGCCGTCCCTCCGCACCACGAACCCCTCGCCGCgccagccgccaccaccgctgccCGTCGCGCTGGCCGCGCCGGCGTCCCAGCCGTTCTTCCGGCCCATGGAGCCGCGGGtgttcgacgacgacgacccggtgGACAGGACGCCGCGGCCGATGCGTGAGGACCCGCACCGCGGCGCAAGCGCGGCGGAGGCATCCGGCGGAGGAGCGGTGGGGCTCGCCACGCACGGCGAGTACTCGGCCCTCGCGAGGGACGCGTCCGCCGACGACTTCGCAGTGCTGGTGCACGCCAGGGCACCCGGGATCGccggggctgcggcgccgcgcgcgccgctggaCCTGGTGACCGTGCTCGACGTGAGCGGCAGCATGGTGGGCACCAAACTCGCGCTGCTGAAGCAGGCCATGGGGTTCGTCATCGACAACCTCGGGCCCCGGGATCGCCTCTGCGTCGTGTCCTTCTCCTCCGGCGCGTGCCGCCTCATGCGGCTCGCGCGCATGTCGGACGCCGGGAAGGCCCTGGCCAGGCGCGCCCTGGAGTCCCTCAAGGCTGGCGGCGGCACCAACATCGGGGAGGCGCTTCGCCGGGCGGCCAAGGTGATCGACGAGCGCATGCACCGGAACGCCGTCGCCAGCGTCGTGCTCCTCTCGGACGGGCAGGACACGTACACCGTGCCGAGGCGCGGCGGCTACGGTGGCCGCGACTCCAACTACGACGCGCTCGTGCCGCCTTCCTTGGCGTTCGGCGGTGATGGGAGGCGGTTGGCCCCCGTCCACACGTTCGGCTTCGGCACGGACCACGACGCGTCGGCGATGCACACCATCGCCGAGGCCACGGGCGGGACCTTCTCCTTCGTCGAGGACGAGGCAGCCATCCAGGACGCGTTCGCGCAGTGCATCGGCGGGCTCCTCTCCGTCGCCGTGCAGGAGCTGCGCGTGGACATCGCGTGCGTGCACCCGGGCGTGCGCGTCCGCGCGATCAAGTCCGGCAGCTACCCGAGCCGCGTCGACGCCGACGGCCGCGCCGCGTCCGTCGACGTTGGCGAGCTCTACGCGGACGAGGAGAGGCGCCTCCTGCTGTCCCTGCACGTGCCGAGGGCCCGCGCCGTGGACGACGCCACGCGCCTGGTCAGGGTGGCCTGCGCTTACCGCGACACGGCCACCGGACGGGGCAAgagcgtcgccggcgaggacgcGGTGGTGCTGAGGCCCTGGGGTGCCGTGACCGCGGGGCGCTCCGTCGAGGTCGAGCGCGAGCGCGtccgggcggaggcggcggacggcatcgcggcggcgcgggcggcggcggagcgtggCGCGCACGCGGAGGCGGTGGAGATCCTCCGGAGCCGGCAGCGCTCCGTGGCGCGgttcgccgcggcgcgcgcggggaaCTCCACGTGCCTGGCGCTGTCGCGCGAGCTGCGGGAGatgcgcgcgcgcgtggccgaccggcagCGGTACGAGCTGTCCGGGCGCGCGTACGTGCTCGCCGGGCTGAGCTCGCACGCGCAGCAGCGCGCCACGTCGCGGCAGATGGtgtccggcggcggggcggaggcgctGGGCGGCGCTTGGGCAGCGGCGGAGCGCAGCGAGGCCTTGGCTACGGCGGGAGCCACGACGTCGTACATGACGCCGGCGATGTTGGACATGCTGGACCGGTCGCGGAGGTCGCGGGAGCTGCTGCATCGCCGCCAACAACCGACGCAAGAACGTAGAAGAACATTTTGA
- the LOC120650848 gene encoding E3 ubiquitin-protein ligase WAV3-like — protein MVTAWERARRALATRLCMRFPARHADVEDVPRGLDAVEEPLAAVEEEEDQQQQQPPPPQGEREKSLGAVSPAPASPRRPSRSGSRSPAKVCAICLGTMRSGHGQALFTAECSHKFHFHCISSNVQHGNKICPICRALWKELPFQGPVVADAAQGAARINPSAWPQMSMLSVNPLDPRPLFRTPDYAVFDDDEQINLQSETALGGDENETTPASLEIMAYTEFPAVQESVARENFAILIHLKAPPAPASPMGTRAPLDLVTVLDVSGSMAGSKLGLLKQAMAFVIRNLRPSDRLSVVTFSSSAWRLFPLRKMTAFGQEQSLQAVDSLVANGGTNIAAGLWKAARVMEDRQAMNPVSSIIILSDGVDSQTLPNPPRNGAGAAPDYGRLVPRSIRPGSGHHVPVHAFGFGLDHDSRAMHAVAELSGGTFSFVDAVGSIQDAFAQCIGGLLSVVAQEARLSLECADEGVLVMSIKSGGYASGVDGGGRRGFVDIGRLYADEEKDFLVTVRVPAARGDHTELIRASCEYRDAVTADTVRVGGGLVIVARPAGPVTAARCLQVEREWHRVRATEDMAAAQAAAEEHDYARAAAILEARRLALESLLSSDRQTQALAAELREMQERVLTNQRYQESGRAYMLSGLSSHSFQRATARGDSTELAGLVHTYQTPSMVDMLHRSQALLPEVVVALNRSPTIAPSRNPPPPVVQRGVRAFRLTKSFTGRSS, from the exons ATGGTGACGGCGTGGGAGCGCGCCAGGCGCGCTCTCGCCACCAGGCTCTGCATGCGCTTCCCGGCGAGGCACGCGGACGTCGAGGATGTGCCGCGCGGGCTGGACGCCGTTGAGGAGCctttggcggcggtggaggaggaagaggatcaacagcagcagcagccgccgccgccgcagggcgAGAGGGAGAAGTCGCTGGGCGCTGTGTCCCCCGCGCCGGCGTCCCCGCGGCGGCCGTCGAGGTCCGGGAGCCGGAGTCCCGCG AAGGTATGTGCCATTTGCCTTGGCACCATGAGGTCCGGTCACGGCCAAGCTTTGTTCACTGCTGAATGCTCCCACAAGTTCCATTTCCACTGCATCTCTTCAAATGTGCAGCACGGCAACAAAATCTGCCCAATCTGCCGTGCTTTATGGAAGGAGCTGCCTTTCCAGGGACCTGTGGTTGCAGATGCCGCTCAAGGGGCAGCCAGAATAAACCCATCCGCTTGGCCCCAGATGAGCATGCTATCAGTGAATCCGCTGGATCCGCGTCCACTCTTTCGCACTCCGGACTATGCAGTTTTCGACGACGATGAGCAGATAAATCTTCAGTCCGAAACAGCACTGGGTGGGGATGAGAATGAGACTACTCCTGCTTCACTTGAGATCATGGCTTACACTGAATTCCCAGCAGTTCAGGAGTCCGTGGCACGGGAGAACTTTGCCATCTTGATCCATCTCAAGGCTCCGCCTGCGCCGGCGTCGCCAATGGGCACCCGCGCGCCGCTGGACCTGGTGACCGTGCTCGACGTGAGCGGGAGCATGGCGGGCTCCAAGCTTGGGCTCCTGAAGCAGGCCATGGCGTTCGTGATCCGGAACCTTCGCCCTAGCGACCGGCTCTCCGTCGTCACCTTTTCCTCGTCGGCTTGGAGGCTGTTCCCGCTCCGGAAGATGACCGCGTTCGGACAGGAGCAGTCTCTGCAGGCCGTCGATTCCCTCGTCGCCAATGGCGGCACCAACATCGCTGCGGGCCTGTGGAAGGCTGCCAGGGTCATGGAGGACAGGCAGGCGATGAACCCCGTGAGCAGCATCATCATCCTCTCGGACGGCGTGGACTCGCAGACCCTCCCCAACCCGCCGCGcaacggcgccggcgcggcgccggacTACGGGCGGCTCGTCCCACGCTCGATCCGCCCCGGGAGCGGCCACCACGTGCCGGTCCACGCCTTCGGCTTCGGCCTGGACCACGACTCCAGGGCGATGCATGCCGTCGCCGAGCTGTCCGGCGGCACGTTCTCGTTCGTCGACGCGGTGGGCTCGATCCAGGACGCGTTCGCGCAGTGCATCGGCGGTCTCCTCAGCGTGGTGGCGCAGGAGGCGCGGCTGAGCCTCGAGTGCGCCGACGAGGGCGTGCTGGTGATGTCCATCAAGTCCGGCGGCTACGCCAGCGGagtggacggcggcgggcgccgcggGTTCGTCGACATCGGCCGCCTCTACGCCGACGAGGAGAAGGACTTCCTGGTCACCGTGCGCGTCCCGGCCGCGCGCGGGGATCACACCGAGCTGATCCGGGCGAGCTGCGAGTACCGCGACGCGGTGACCGCGGACACCGTCCGGGTCGGGGGCGGGCTGGTGATCGTCGCTCGCCCGGCGGGCCCCGTGACCGCGGCGAGGTGCCTGCAGGTGGAGCGCGAGTGGCACCGCGTCCGCGCCACGGAGGACATGGCCgcggcgcaggccgccgcggAGGAGCACGActacgcgcgcgccgcggcgatcCTCGAGGCCCGCCGCCTGGCGCTGGAGTCGTTGCTGTCCTCGGACCGGCAGACGCAGGCGCTGGCGGCCGAGCTGCGGGAGATGCAGGAGCGCGTGCTCACCAACCAGCGCTACCAGGAGTCCGGCCGCGCCTACATGCTGTCCGGCCTGAGCTCCCACTCGTTCCAGCGCGCCACGGCGCGCGGCGACTCGACGGAGCTCGCGGGCCTCGTCCACACCTACCAGACGCCGTCCATGGTCGACATGCTGCACCGCTCGCAGGCGCTCCTGCCGGAGGTGGTCGTGGCGCTGAACCGGTCCCCGACGATCGCGCCGTCGCGCAACCCGCCGCCCCCCGTCGTGCAGCGCGGGGTCCGGGCCTTCAGGCTGACCAAGTCCTTCACCGGGCGGTCATCGTGA